The following are from one region of the Flavimobilis soli genome:
- a CDS encoding ABC transporter ATP-binding protein, with product METVVDIKDLRVDFTTDAGEVRAVDGVNLHVSAGEVLAIVGESGSGKSVSAKTILRLLPENTTVSGAVVLAGQDVVTLSASQMRAARGRDVAMVFQEPSTALNPVYTVGWQIAEGLRAHGEVSKQEARARAIEILGKVGIPDPEERVDHYPHQFSGGQKQRIVIAMALALEPKVIVADEPTTALDVTVQAEILDLLRRVRDEFGRAIVLITHNMGVVADLADRVAVMNQGKIVEQADVRSIFSNPQHEYTRSLLAAVPVLGTQTRERTTPVDVSADPVVQAKGLEITYPGRLGRPAFRAVKGVDFEIRPGEVLGLVGESGSGKTTIGRAIAGLTHASGGSLSVLGHEMVGYKEREFRPLRQRIGFVFQDPATSFNPKMTIAEGLAEPLVIHGKARDWRAARPRVAELLDAVHLPQEFAKRFPHELSGGQRQRASLARALALDPDLLIADEPTSALDVSVQARVLEVFLELQERLGFATLFISHDLAVVGMVADRVGVLYRGDLVEQGPSAQVLASPQHPYTQRLLTSVPVPDPDEQARRRIALARLTGQA from the coding sequence ATGGAGACCGTCGTCGACATCAAGGACCTGCGCGTCGACTTCACGACGGACGCGGGAGAGGTGCGCGCCGTCGACGGCGTCAACCTCCACGTGAGCGCGGGCGAGGTGCTCGCGATCGTCGGTGAGTCCGGCTCCGGCAAGAGCGTCTCCGCCAAGACGATCCTGCGGCTCCTCCCCGAGAACACGACCGTGTCGGGGGCCGTCGTCCTCGCCGGGCAGGATGTCGTGACGCTCTCGGCGTCGCAGATGCGCGCCGCCCGCGGCCGCGACGTCGCCATGGTGTTCCAGGAGCCTTCGACCGCGCTCAACCCGGTGTACACGGTCGGCTGGCAGATCGCCGAGGGGCTGCGCGCCCACGGCGAGGTCTCCAAGCAGGAGGCACGCGCCCGGGCGATCGAGATCCTCGGGAAGGTCGGCATCCCTGACCCCGAGGAGCGCGTCGACCACTACCCGCACCAGTTCTCGGGCGGGCAGAAGCAGCGCATCGTCATCGCGATGGCGCTCGCGCTCGAGCCCAAGGTGATCGTCGCGGACGAGCCGACGACGGCGCTCGACGTGACGGTCCAGGCGGAGATCCTCGACCTGCTGCGTCGTGTGCGCGACGAGTTCGGCCGCGCGATCGTGCTCATCACCCACAACATGGGTGTCGTCGCCGACCTCGCCGACCGCGTCGCCGTCATGAACCAGGGCAAGATCGTCGAGCAGGCCGACGTCCGCTCGATCTTCTCGAACCCGCAGCACGAGTACACGCGGTCGCTCCTCGCGGCCGTGCCCGTGCTCGGCACGCAGACGCGTGAGCGCACGACGCCGGTAGACGTGTCGGCGGACCCGGTCGTCCAGGCGAAGGGTCTCGAGATCACGTACCCGGGCCGCCTCGGTCGCCCTGCGTTCCGTGCGGTCAAGGGCGTGGACTTCGAGATCCGTCCTGGCGAGGTCCTCGGCCTCGTCGGGGAGTCCGGCTCTGGCAAGACGACGATCGGTCGTGCGATCGCCGGCCTCACGCACGCCTCGGGTGGCTCGTTGTCGGTGCTCGGCCACGAGATGGTCGGCTACAAGGAGCGTGAGTTCCGGCCGCTGCGCCAGCGCATCGGCTTCGTGTTCCAGGACCCGGCGACGAGCTTCAACCCGAAGATGACGATCGCCGAGGGACTCGCCGAGCCGCTCGTCATCCACGGCAAGGCACGGGACTGGCGCGCTGCCCGCCCGCGTGTCGCCGAGCTGCTCGACGCCGTCCACCTGCCGCAGGAGTTCGCGAAGCGGTTCCCGCACGAGCTCTCGGGCGGGCAGCGGCAGCGCGCGAGCCTCGCACGGGCGCTAGCGCTCGACCCTGACCTGCTGATCGCCGACGAGCCGACGTCGGCGCTCGACGTGTCGGTGCAGGCGCGCGTGCTCGAGGTGTTCCTCGAGCTGCAGGAACGACTCGGCTTCGCGACGCTGTTCATCAGCCACGACCTCGCGGTCGTGGGCATGGTGGCCGATCGCGTGGGGGTCCTCTACCGCGGGGACCTCGTCGAGCAGGGCCCGAGCGCGCAGGTCCTCGCGTCGCCGCAGCACCCGTACACGCAGCGCCTCCTGACGTCCGTCCCTGTCCCTGACCCGGACGAGCAGGCGAGGCGTCGCATCGCTCTGGCGAGGCTCACGGGCCAGGCCTGA
- a CDS encoding ABC transporter substrate-binding protein, which produces MTAGTGRRTVRAVSVLAALGLVLTACADTSDDAPTGGTGGTSGGGADSIAVGTTDVITSLDPAGSYDNGSFAVQNQVFPFLLNSPYGSPDVAPDIAESAEFTAPNEYTVKLKEGLTFANGHALTASDVKFSFDRQLAIADPNGPSSLLYNLDSLETTDDLTVVFKLKSENDQTFPQILSSPVGPIVDEEVFSATEITPADKIVSEKAFAGQYIITDYTENELIRYEAFEDYKGLLDPAVTKVVTAQYFTEETSLKLAVQQGDVDVAFRSLSPTDLADLAKDDKVTIHEGPGGEIRYIVFNFATQPYGTDTADADPKKALAVRQAAAHLLDRAKLGEEIYQGSFTPLYSYVPEGLTGAAEPLKELYGDGNGGPDADKAAKVLEEAGVETPVKLNLQYSPDHYGNSSDEEYAMVEAQLEATGLFDITLQSTLWDVYSTERREDVYPAYQLGWFPDYSDADNYLSPFFLPDNFLGNHYENDDATKAILGQASEPDEAKRVELIEEAQRIVAEDLSTLPFLQGSQVAVAGKDVTGVTLDASFKFRYAPLGR; this is translated from the coding sequence ATGACTGCAGGAACTGGACGCCGCACAGTGCGCGCCGTGAGCGTGCTCGCCGCGCTCGGCCTCGTGCTGACCGCGTGCGCGGACACCAGCGACGACGCCCCCACCGGCGGCACCGGAGGCACCTCTGGCGGAGGCGCCGACTCGATCGCGGTCGGCACCACCGACGTCATCACCTCGCTCGACCCGGCCGGCTCGTACGACAACGGCTCGTTCGCCGTGCAGAACCAGGTCTTCCCGTTCCTGCTGAACTCGCCGTACGGCAGCCCTGACGTCGCCCCCGACATCGCGGAGAGCGCCGAGTTCACCGCGCCGAACGAGTACACCGTGAAGCTCAAGGAGGGCTTGACGTTCGCGAACGGTCACGCCCTGACTGCCTCGGACGTCAAGTTCAGCTTCGACCGTCAGCTCGCGATCGCGGACCCGAACGGCCCGTCCTCGCTCCTGTACAACCTCGACTCGCTCGAGACCACGGACGACCTCACGGTCGTGTTCAAGCTCAAGAGCGAGAACGACCAGACGTTCCCGCAGATCCTGTCCTCGCCTGTCGGCCCGATCGTCGACGAGGAGGTGTTCTCGGCCACCGAGATCACCCCCGCGGACAAGATCGTCTCGGAGAAGGCGTTCGCCGGGCAGTACATCATCACGGACTACACCGAGAACGAGCTCATCCGTTACGAGGCGTTCGAGGACTACAAGGGTCTGCTCGACCCCGCCGTCACCAAGGTCGTCACCGCGCAGTACTTCACCGAGGAGACCTCGCTGAAGCTCGCGGTGCAGCAGGGCGACGTCGACGTCGCGTTCCGCAGCCTGTCCCCGACGGACCTCGCCGACCTCGCGAAGGACGACAAGGTCACGATCCACGAGGGCCCCGGCGGCGAGATCCGCTACATCGTCTTCAACTTCGCGACCCAGCCGTACGGCACGGACACGGCCGACGCCGACCCGAAGAAGGCGCTCGCCGTCCGCCAGGCCGCCGCGCACCTGCTCGACCGTGCCAAGCTCGGCGAGGAGATCTACCAGGGCTCGTTCACGCCGCTCTACTCCTACGTCCCCGAGGGGCTGACGGGCGCCGCGGAGCCGCTCAAGGAGCTGTACGGCGACGGCAACGGTGGCCCGGACGCGGACAAGGCCGCCAAGGTCCTCGAGGAGGCCGGCGTCGAGACGCCGGTCAAGCTGAACCTCCAGTACAGCCCGGACCACTACGGCAACTCCTCCGACGAGGAGTACGCCATGGTCGAGGCTCAGCTCGAGGCGACGGGCCTGTTCGACATCACGCTCCAGTCGACCCTCTGGGACGTCTACTCCACCGAGCGCCGTGAGGACGTCTACCCGGCCTACCAGCTCGGCTGGTTCCCGGACTACTCGGACGCTGACAACTACCTGTCGCCGTTCTTCCTGCCGGACAACTTCCTCGGCAACCACTACGAGAACGACGACGCCACGAAGGCGATCCTCGGCCAGGCGAGCGAGCCTGACGAGGCGAAGCGCGTCGAGCTCATCGAGGAGGCTCAGCGCATCGTCGCCGAGGACCTGTCGACCCTGCCGTTCCTGCAGGGCTCCCAGGTCGCCGTCGCGGGCAAGGACGTCACGGGCGTGACCCTCGACGCTTCCTTCAAGTTCCGCTACGCACCGCTCGGTCGCTGA
- a CDS encoding long-chain-fatty-acid--CoA ligase: MSNVEEMPWVKNYQPGVPAQIDLPTESLVTMFEHSVAEAGKHPATEFFGRRTTYAELGDQVARAAEGLRKLGVRRGDRVALILPNCPQHVVAFYAVLRLGAVVVEHNPLYTSRELRHQFESHQARVVIAWDKAVAALREFPSDVVIDHIVSVNILEAFPAMKRAALRVPIKKLRATRASLTAPAPGTVPWNKLLENDRISTTHPYPDVHDLAAIQYTSGTTGQPKGAMLTHFNLYSNALQGEAWMYGAEYRKEVFYAILPMFHAFGMTLYLTYGVRKQGLLVLFPKFDPDMILDAMKKSPATVYCAVPPIYERTALAAKERGISLKSCKFCISGAMNLPDHVVELWESMSGGLLVEGYGMTESSPVALGNPFHPTRRAGTIGVPFPSTLMKVVDQNDPTREVEPGEPGELLLKGPQVFQGYWNNPDETAKTLTEDGWLRSGDIVTVDADGFTTIVDRAKELIITGGFNVSPSEVEAVLRLHPDVADAAVIGKPLERGGEMVVAAVELEPGSTLDEDALRQHCRSHLAAYKVPRRIVAIEDTPRSMLGKVLRKQVRDQVLPLV, translated from the coding sequence ATGTCGAACGTCGAAGAGATGCCCTGGGTGAAGAACTACCAGCCGGGGGTGCCCGCTCAGATCGACCTCCCGACCGAGTCGCTCGTCACCATGTTCGAGCACTCCGTCGCCGAGGCCGGCAAGCACCCGGCGACCGAGTTCTTCGGGCGTCGCACGACGTACGCCGAGCTCGGCGACCAGGTCGCCCGCGCCGCCGAGGGCCTGCGGAAGCTCGGGGTGCGCCGCGGCGACCGCGTCGCTCTCATCCTCCCGAACTGTCCGCAGCACGTCGTCGCGTTCTACGCGGTGCTGCGGCTCGGCGCCGTCGTCGTCGAGCACAACCCCCTCTACACCTCCCGCGAGCTGCGCCACCAGTTCGAGAGCCACCAGGCACGCGTCGTCATCGCGTGGGACAAGGCGGTCGCCGCGCTGCGCGAGTTCCCGTCCGACGTCGTGATCGACCACATCGTCTCCGTGAACATCCTCGAGGCGTTCCCGGCGATGAAGCGCGCAGCGCTGCGCGTACCGATCAAGAAGCTGCGAGCGACGCGCGCCTCGCTCACCGCGCCGGCCCCCGGCACGGTGCCGTGGAACAAGCTGCTCGAGAACGACCGCATCTCGACGACGCACCCCTACCCCGATGTCCACGACCTCGCCGCGATCCAGTACACGTCCGGCACGACCGGGCAGCCCAAGGGCGCGATGCTCACGCACTTCAACCTCTACTCCAACGCCCTGCAGGGCGAGGCGTGGATGTACGGGGCCGAGTACCGCAAGGAGGTCTTCTACGCGATCCTGCCGATGTTCCACGCGTTCGGCATGACGCTCTACCTCACGTACGGCGTGCGCAAGCAGGGGCTGCTCGTCCTGTTCCCCAAGTTCGACCCGGACATGATCCTCGACGCGATGAAGAAGTCGCCGGCGACCGTCTACTGCGCTGTCCCGCCGATCTACGAGCGCACCGCGCTCGCGGCGAAGGAGCGCGGGATCTCGCTGAAGTCCTGCAAGTTCTGCATCTCCGGCGCGATGAACCTGCCCGACCACGTCGTCGAGCTGTGGGAGTCGATGTCCGGCGGCCTCCTCGTCGAGGGATACGGCATGACCGAGTCCTCCCCCGTCGCGCTCGGCAACCCCTTCCACCCGACCCGCCGCGCGGGCACGATCGGCGTCCCGTTCCCGTCGACCCTCATGAAGGTCGTCGACCAGAACGACCCGACGCGCGAGGTCGAGCCGGGCGAGCCCGGCGAGCTCCTGCTCAAGGGCCCGCAGGTGTTCCAGGGCTACTGGAACAACCCCGACGAGACCGCCAAGACGCTCACCGAGGACGGCTGGCTGCGCTCGGGCGACATCGTCACCGTCGACGCCGACGGCTTCACGACGATCGTCGACCGCGCCAAGGAGCTCATCATCACGGGCGGCTTCAACGTCTCCCCGAGCGAGGTCGAGGCCGTGCTGCGGCTCCACCCCGACGTCGCGGACGCCGCCGTGATCGGCAAGCCGCTCGAGCGCGGCGGCGAGATGGTCGTCGCCGCCGTCGAGCTCGAGCCGGGCAGCACGCTCGACGAGGACGCGCTGCGCCAGCACTGCCGCTCGCACCTCGCCGCCTACAAGGTGCCGCGTCGGATCGTCGCGATCGAGGACACGCCACGCTCCATGCTCGGCAAGGTCCTGCGCAAGCAGGTGCGCGACCAGGTGCTCCCGCTCGTCTGA
- a CDS encoding ABC transporter permease has protein sequence MATQPVGVTHEPRWRRLPIVWHLFHSAGLQRGMLVAGLLISAVFVIVALLAPVIAPYGFSQLSDADGSFPRQAAPSDEFVWGTTVGGYDVFSRVVWGTQTALLTVILAVVASIFLGVALGLVSGYLGGWLDRVLVMIADAVYAFPSLLLAIVVSIIISGGQSSFWGGIIAAAISITVVFVPQYFRVVRAETVRLKAEPFVESARVLGAPTTRILGKHVLRNATRSLPLIVTLNASEAILTLAGLGFLGFGINPTKAAEWGYDLNRAVADVASGIWWTGVFPGVAIVLLVMGITLVGESLNDLADPRLRIRRAPRRKAVSPATETKGAE, from the coding sequence ATGGCTACGCAGCCCGTGGGCGTGACCCACGAGCCCCGCTGGCGCCGGCTGCCGATCGTCTGGCACCTGTTCCACAGCGCGGGCCTGCAGCGCGGCATGCTCGTCGCGGGCCTCCTGATCTCGGCGGTGTTCGTGATCGTGGCGCTGCTCGCCCCGGTCATCGCGCCGTACGGCTTCAGCCAGCTCTCCGACGCGGACGGGTCCTTCCCGCGCCAGGCCGCGCCGTCGGACGAGTTCGTCTGGGGCACGACCGTCGGCGGCTACGACGTCTTCTCACGCGTCGTCTGGGGCACCCAGACCGCGCTGCTGACCGTGATCCTCGCCGTCGTCGCGTCGATCTTCCTCGGCGTCGCGCTCGGCCTCGTGTCCGGCTACCTCGGTGGCTGGCTCGACCGCGTCCTCGTGATGATCGCGGACGCCGTCTACGCGTTCCCGTCCCTGCTCCTGGCGATCGTCGTGTCGATCATCATCTCGGGCGGGCAGTCGAGCTTCTGGGGCGGCATCATCGCCGCCGCGATCTCGATCACGGTCGTGTTCGTGCCGCAGTACTTCCGCGTCGTGCGCGCCGAGACGGTCCGCCTCAAGGCGGAGCCGTTCGTCGAGTCAGCCCGCGTCCTGGGCGCCCCGACGACGCGCATCCTCGGCAAGCACGTCCTGCGCAACGCGACGCGGTCGCTCCCGCTGATCGTCACGCTCAACGCGTCCGAGGCGATCCTCACCCTCGCGGGTCTCGGCTTCCTCGGCTTCGGCATCAACCCGACCAAGGCCGCCGAGTGGGGCTACGACCTCAACCGGGCGGTCGCCGACGTCGCGAGCGGCATCTGGTGGACCGGCGTCTTCCCCGGCGTCGCGATCGTCCTGCTGGTCATGGGGATCACGCTCGTCGGCGAGAGCCTCAACGACCTCGCAGACCCGCGTCTGCGCATCCGACGTGCGCCGCGCCGCAAGGCCGTGTCGCCCGCAACCGAGACGAAGGGAGCCGAGTGA
- a CDS encoding ABC transporter permease: protein MTALTDEPAATAAAKPTSAAPGGGLGRYILVRFLLIFPTVFILVSLVFFLMRVVGDPITASVGGRLTEAQLAERLAAAGYDRPVLVQYLEYLKEIFTGDFGRTVTDNREISEILLTYGAATFELVTFALIIALLVGIPLGRIAAYRRDRWSDATLRVLAILAYATPVFFAGILLKLVFSVQLGWLPLGRRSTPQTQLILDRIDGSTGINIIDALRTGRWDLISDVLSHAVLPAVALGLLTAGVFLRLVRTNLIGTLSMDYVDAARSRGVSEGRLLRKHAYKPALIPIITVMGMQIALMLGGAILTETTFEWRGLGFQLAQYLAARDYVAVQGIVALLAVIVAVTNFIVDVVAALIDPRVRY from the coding sequence GTGACTGCGCTCACGGACGAGCCGGCAGCGACAGCTGCGGCCAAACCCACCTCAGCAGCGCCAGGGGGAGGGCTGGGACGCTACATCCTGGTCCGGTTCCTGCTGATCTTCCCCACCGTCTTCATCCTCGTCAGCCTCGTGTTCTTCCTGATGCGCGTCGTCGGCGACCCCATCACGGCGTCCGTCGGAGGGCGCCTCACCGAGGCCCAGCTCGCGGAGCGTCTCGCTGCCGCGGGCTACGACCGCCCGGTGCTCGTGCAGTACCTCGAGTACCTCAAGGAGATCTTCACGGGCGACTTCGGCCGCACCGTCACGGACAACCGTGAGATCAGCGAGATCCTGCTGACATACGGGGCCGCGACCTTCGAGCTCGTGACCTTCGCGCTCATCATCGCGCTGCTCGTCGGCATCCCGCTCGGCCGGATCGCGGCCTACCGCCGCGACCGCTGGTCCGACGCGACGCTGCGCGTCCTGGCGATCCTCGCCTACGCGACGCCCGTCTTCTTCGCAGGCATCCTGCTCAAGCTCGTCTTCTCGGTCCAGCTCGGCTGGCTCCCGCTCGGGCGTCGCTCGACACCGCAGACGCAGCTGATCCTGGACCGCATCGACGGTTCGACCGGCATCAACATCATCGACGCGCTGCGCACCGGACGCTGGGACCTCATCTCCGACGTCCTGTCGCACGCCGTGCTCCCCGCCGTCGCGCTCGGCCTCCTCACAGCGGGCGTGTTCCTGCGGCTCGTGCGCACGAACCTCATCGGGACGCTGTCCATGGACTACGTCGACGCGGCGCGCTCGCGCGGCGTCTCCGAAGGACGTCTCCTGCGCAAGCACGCGTACAAGCCGGCGCTGATCCCGATCATCACCGTGATGGGCATGCAGATCGCGCTCATGCTCGGCGGCGCCATCCTCACCGAGACGACCTTCGAGTGGCGCGGCCTGGGCTTCCAGCTCGCGCAGTACCTGGCGGCGCGCGACTACGTCGCCGTGCAGGGCATCGTCGCGCTGCTCGCGGTGATCGTCGCGGTGACCAACTTCATCGTCGACGTCGTCGCCGCGCTCATCGACCCGAGAGTGAGGTACTGA